A section of the Pseudomonas prosekii genome encodes:
- a CDS encoding HAAAP family serine/threonine permease, which yields MNDQANSVDERYVAAKPATLESWNRHDTTWMLGLFGTAIGAGTLFLPINAGLGGFWPLLVLAVLAFPMTFYAHRGLTRFVLSGREGADITEVVEEHFGIKAGALITLLYFFAIFPILLIYSVALTNTVGSFLEHQLHITPPPRVVLSFVLILGLLAVVRCGEQVIVKAMSLMVYPFIVALLFLAVFLIPHWNGGILSTASTLPEPSALLHTLWLAIPVMVFSFNHSPIISAFAVDQKRRYGEHAEERSSQILSRAHALMVVMVLFFVFSCVLTLSPAQLAEAKAQNLSILSYLANHFSNPTIAFAAPLIAFVAISKSFLGHYIGASEGLKGLIVKSGKRPSPKALDRMTAAFMLVVCWIVATWNPSILGMIETLGGPIIAAILFLMPMYAIRKVPAMARYRGQASNVFVTAVGLVAISALIYSLSA from the coding sequence ATGAATGATCAGGCCAATAGCGTCGACGAACGCTATGTAGCGGCGAAACCAGCGACGCTCGAAAGCTGGAATCGCCATGACACCACCTGGATGCTGGGCCTGTTTGGCACGGCGATCGGGGCGGGCACCTTGTTTTTGCCGATCAATGCGGGCCTGGGCGGCTTCTGGCCGTTGCTGGTGCTGGCAGTGCTGGCGTTCCCGATGACGTTCTACGCACACCGTGGCCTGACCCGTTTTGTGTTGTCCGGCCGCGAAGGCGCCGACATCACCGAGGTGGTTGAAGAGCATTTCGGCATCAAGGCTGGCGCGCTGATCACCTTGCTGTACTTCTTCGCGATCTTCCCGATCCTGCTGATCTACAGCGTGGCGCTGACCAACACCGTCGGCAGTTTCCTCGAACACCAACTGCACATCACGCCGCCGCCGCGGGTGGTGCTGTCGTTTGTGCTGATCCTCGGTTTGCTTGCGGTGGTGCGCTGCGGCGAGCAGGTGATCGTCAAAGCCATGAGCCTGATGGTTTATCCGTTTATCGTCGCGCTGCTGTTTTTGGCCGTGTTCCTGATTCCGCACTGGAACGGCGGCATCCTCAGCACCGCTTCGACCCTGCCTGAGCCATCGGCGCTGCTGCACACGTTGTGGCTGGCGATCCCGGTGATGGTGTTTTCGTTCAACCACTCGCCGATCATCTCGGCGTTCGCCGTGGACCAGAAGCGTCGTTACGGTGAACACGCCGAGGAGCGCAGCTCGCAGATCCTGTCGCGCGCCCATGCGTTGATGGTGGTGATGGTGTTGTTCTTTGTGTTCAGTTGCGTGCTGACGCTGTCGCCGGCGCAGTTGGCTGAGGCGAAAGCGCAGAATTTGTCGATCCTGTCGTACCTGGCTAACCATTTCAGCAATCCGACGATCGCGTTTGCGGCGCCGTTGATTGCCTTTGTGGCGATTTCGAAGTCGTTCCTCGGGCACTACATTGGCGCCAGCGAAGGTCTGAAGGGGCTGATCGTGAAGAGCGGCAAGCGTCCTTCGCCCAAGGCACTGGACCGCATGACGGCGGCGTTCATGTTGGTGGTCTGCTGGATTGTTGCGACGTGGAACCCGAGCATTCTGGGGATGATCGAGACGCTGGGCGGGCCGATTATTGCGGCGATTCTGTTTTTGATGCCGATGTATGCGATTCGCAAGGTGCCGGCGATGGCGCGGTATCGTGGGCAGGCGTCGAATGTGTTTGTGACGGCCGTGGGCCTGGTGGCGATTTCGGCGTTGATTTATTCGCTGAGTGCTTGA
- the acnB gene encoding bifunctional aconitate hydratase 2/2-methylisocitrate dehydratase — translation MLEAYRKHIEERAALGIVPQPLNAEQTAGLVELLKNPPAGEEAFLVDLITNRIPPGVDEAAYVKAGFLSALAKGEATSPLIDKKRAVELLGTMQGGYNIVTLVDLLDDAVLAPVAAAQLKHTLLMFDAFHDVAEKAKNGNEHAKGVLQSWADGEWFKNRPTLADKISLRVFKVTGETNTDDLSPAPDAWSRPDIPLHALAMLKMAREGIVPDVQGVTGPMKQIEEMRGQGFPIAYVGDVVGTGSSRKSATNSVLWFFGDDVPHVPNKRAGGFCFGSKIAPIFYNTMEDAGALPIEFDVTNMNMGDVIDLYPHAGKVCKHGTDEVLTTFEMKTPVLLDEVRAGGRIPLIIGRGLTDKARAELGLGPTDLFKLPEAPVDTGKGFTLAQKMVGKACGLPEGKGVRPGTYCEPKMTTVGSQDTTGPMTRDELKDLACLGFSTDLVMQSFCHTAAYPKPIDVTTHHTLPDFIMTRGGVSLRPGDGIIHSWLNRMLLPDTVGTGGDSHTRFPMGISFPAGSGLVAFAAATGVMPLDMPESILVRFKGKMQPGVTLRDLVHAIPYFAIQAGLLTVEKKGKKNAFSGRILEIEGLDNLSIEQAFELSDASAERSAAGCTIKLSKESITEYLNSNITLLRWMIGEGYGDPRTLERRAQAMEAWVANPELMVADADAEYAEIIEIDLADIKEPVLCAPNDPDDARLLSSVAGEKIDEVFIGSCMTNIGHFRAAGKLLDQVKGQLPTRLWLSPPTKMDAHQLTEEGYYGIYGKAGARMEMPGCSLCMGNQARVEPNSTVVSTSTRNFPNRLGDGANVYLASAELASVASILGRLPTVEEYMEYAGKIDSMAADVYRYLSFDQIAEFREAAANANIPVVQA, via the coding sequence GTGCTTGAAGCCTACCGCAAACATATCGAAGAGCGTGCAGCACTGGGTATTGTTCCCCAGCCGCTAAACGCCGAACAAACTGCAGGCCTGGTCGAGCTGCTGAAGAATCCCCCGGCTGGCGAAGAAGCTTTCCTCGTCGACCTGATCACCAATCGCATTCCACCTGGCGTGGACGAAGCAGCCTATGTAAAGGCCGGTTTCCTGTCCGCCCTGGCCAAGGGCGAAGCAACCTCCCCTCTGATCGACAAAAAACGCGCTGTTGAACTGCTCGGCACCATGCAGGGCGGCTACAACATCGTGACTCTGGTTGACCTGCTCGACGACGCCGTACTGGCCCCGGTCGCTGCCGCTCAACTCAAGCACACCCTGCTGATGTTCGACGCGTTCCACGACGTGGCGGAAAAAGCCAAGAACGGCAACGAACACGCCAAAGGCGTTTTGCAGTCCTGGGCTGACGGCGAGTGGTTCAAAAACCGTCCGACCCTGGCCGACAAGATCAGCCTGCGCGTGTTCAAGGTCACCGGCGAAACCAACACCGACGACCTCTCCCCTGCCCCGGACGCCTGGTCCCGCCCGGACATCCCGCTGCACGCCCTGGCCATGCTGAAAATGGCCCGCGAAGGCATCGTGCCTGACGTACAGGGTGTTACCGGCCCGATGAAGCAGATCGAAGAAATGCGCGGTCAAGGCTTCCCGATCGCCTACGTCGGTGACGTGGTCGGTACCGGTTCGTCGCGTAAATCGGCAACCAACTCGGTGCTGTGGTTCTTCGGCGACGACGTTCCGCACGTGCCGAACAAGCGTGCCGGCGGTTTCTGCTTCGGCAGCAAAATCGCTCCGATCTTCTACAACACCATGGAAGATGCCGGCGCACTGCCAATCGAGTTCGACGTCACCAACATGAACATGGGCGACGTGATCGACCTGTACCCGCATGCTGGCAAAGTCTGCAAACACGGCACCGACGAAGTCCTGACCACCTTCGAAATGAAGACGCCAGTGCTGTTGGACGAAGTGCGTGCCGGCGGCCGTATCCCGCTGATCATCGGTCGCGGCTTGACCGACAAGGCACGTGCCGAGCTGGGCCTGGGCCCAACCGACCTGTTCAAACTGCCTGAAGCACCTGTCGACACTGGCAAGGGTTTCACCCTGGCACAGAAAATGGTCGGCAAGGCGTGCGGTCTGCCGGAAGGCAAAGGTGTGCGTCCTGGCACCTACTGCGAACCGAAAATGACCACCGTCGGCTCCCAGGACACCACTGGTCCAATGACCCGTGATGAACTGAAAGACCTGGCGTGCCTGGGCTTCTCGACCGATCTGGTGATGCAGTCTTTCTGCCACACCGCGGCCTATCCAAAGCCGATCGACGTGACCACCCACCACACCCTGCCAGACTTCATCATGACCCGCGGCGGCGTTTCCCTGCGTCCGGGCGACGGCATCATCCACTCGTGGCTGAACCGCATGCTGCTGCCTGACACTGTCGGCACCGGTGGTGACTCGCACACCCGTTTCCCGATGGGCATTTCGTTCCCGGCCGGCTCCGGTCTGGTAGCATTTGCTGCAGCCACCGGCGTTATGCCGCTGGACATGCCGGAATCGATCCTGGTGCGCTTCAAAGGCAAAATGCAACCGGGCGTTACCCTGCGTGACCTGGTTCACGCGATTCCTTACTTCGCGATTCAGGCTGGCCTGCTGACCGTCGAGAAGAAAGGCAAGAAGAACGCTTTCTCGGGTCGCATCCTGGAAATCGAAGGCCTGGACAACCTGAGCATCGAGCAAGCTTTCGAGCTGTCCGACGCCTCGGCTGAACGTTCGGCTGCCGGTTGCACGATCAAGCTGTCGAAAGAGTCGATCACCGAATACCTGAACTCCAACATCACGCTGCTGCGCTGGATGATCGGTGAAGGTTATGGCGATCCACGTACGCTGGAACGTCGCGCTCAAGCGATGGAAGCCTGGGTTGCCAACCCTGAGCTGATGGTTGCCGATGCTGACGCCGAATACGCTGAAATCATCGAAATCGATCTGGCCGACATCAAAGAGCCTGTGCTCTGCGCGCCAAACGATCCGGACGACGCCCGTCTGCTGTCCAGCGTTGCTGGCGAGAAGATCGACGAAGTGTTTATCGGTTCGTGCATGACCAACATTGGTCACTTCCGCGCTGCCGGCAAGTTGCTGGATCAAGTCAAAGGTCAGCTTCCAACCCGTCTGTGGCTGTCGCCGCCGACCAAAATGGACGCTCACCAGTTGACCGAGGAAGGCTACTACGGCATCTACGGCAAGGCTGGCGCGCGCATGGAAATGCCGGGCTGCTCGCTGTGCATGGGTAACCAGGCACGTGTTGAGCCGAATTCGACTGTGGTGTCGACGTCGACCCGTAACTTCCCGAACCGTCTGGGCGATGGCGCGAACGTTTACCTGGCCTCGGCCGAGTTGGCGTCTGTGGCTTCGATTCTGGGTCGTTTGCCGACTGTTGAGGAGTACATGGAGTACGCTGGCAAGATCGATAGCATGGCGGCTGATGTTTACCGTTATCTGTCTTTCGATCAGATTGCGGAGTTCCGCGAGGCTGCTGCGAACGCAAATATTCCGGTGGTTCAGGCTTAA
- a CDS encoding universal stress protein has product MQAIRSILVVIEPSPDESLALRRAKLIAGVTQAHLHLLVCDKKHDHSDHLRELKQTAQEEGYSVTTEQAWNESLHETIVDVQQAEGCGLVIKQHYPDSPLKKALLTPADWKLLRYCPTPVLLVKTAKPWTGGVILAAIDVGNTDGEHRTLHACIVDHGYDIASLAKAKLHVISAHPSPMLSATDPTLQLSETIQARYREQCKAFQAEFDIDDDHLHIEEGPADVLIPFMVHKLQAVVTVIGTVARSGLSGALIGNTAEVVLDAVESDVLVLKPDTIMDHLEEIVAQH; this is encoded by the coding sequence ATGCAAGCCATTCGCAGCATCCTGGTGGTCATCGAACCGTCCCCGGACGAAAGCCTGGCGCTGCGGCGCGCCAAACTGATTGCGGGCGTGACCCAGGCGCATTTGCATTTGCTGGTGTGCGACAAGAAGCATGATCATTCCGACCACCTGCGCGAGCTCAAGCAAACCGCGCAGGAAGAAGGCTACAGCGTCACCACCGAGCAGGCGTGGAACGAGAGCCTGCACGAAACCATCGTCGATGTGCAGCAAGCCGAGGGCTGCGGACTGGTGATCAAACAGCACTACCCCGACAGCCCGCTCAAAAAGGCCCTGCTGACCCCGGCCGACTGGAAACTGCTGCGCTACTGCCCGACCCCGGTGTTGCTGGTCAAAACCGCCAAACCGTGGACCGGCGGAGTGATTCTGGCAGCCATCGACGTCGGCAATACGGATGGCGAACACCGCACGCTGCACGCGTGCATCGTCGATCACGGCTACGACATTGCGAGTCTTGCCAAGGCGAAATTGCATGTGATCAGCGCCCATCCATCACCAATGCTGTCGGCGACTGACCCGACGCTGCAACTCAGCGAAACCATTCAGGCGCGCTATCGCGAGCAGTGCAAGGCGTTCCAGGCCGAATTCGATATCGACGACGATCACCTGCATATCGAAGAAGGTCCGGCGGATGTGCTGATTCCGTTCATGGTGCACAAACTGCAGGCTGTAGTGACCGTGATCGGCACGGTAGCTCGCTCGGGATTGTCCGGGGCGTTGATCGGCAATACCGCGGAAGTGGTGCTGGATGCGGTGGAGAGCGATGTGCTGGTGCTGAAACCGGACACGATCATGGATCATCTGGAGGAGATCGTGGCGCAGCATTGA
- a CDS encoding bifunctional transcriptional activator/DNA repair enzyme AdaA, with product MNLKNAALPPHAEMVRAMLERDTAYEGVFFTAVKTTGIFCRPSCTACKPKPENVEFFAHADECMSAGYRACLRCKPLDAAAIAPDWVQRLLRLVDAEPEQRWTDAQLQAEGIEPLKLRRWFKQHFGMTFHAWLRTRRLGMALGGIKQGESIDNVAFDSGYESLSGFRDAFQKSFHVTPGRAANSEPLLFTRLTTPLGPMIAMAERRGLVLLEFLDRPALTREVEQLQQRYGYAVAPGHNAHLRLIETELAQYFAGQLQVFSVPLHLPGGEFARQVWAELAQIPYGQTSTYSAIAARLGKPGASRAVGLANGHNRLSIVLPCHRVIGADGSLTGYGGGQPRKAFLLRLENAAVQLTQPLAF from the coding sequence ATGAACCTAAAAAACGCTGCTTTGCCACCCCACGCCGAGATGGTTCGCGCCATGCTCGAACGCGATACCGCCTACGAAGGCGTATTTTTTACGGCGGTCAAAACCACCGGGATTTTCTGCCGCCCGAGTTGCACCGCATGCAAACCGAAGCCGGAGAACGTTGAGTTTTTCGCCCACGCCGACGAGTGCATGTCTGCCGGTTACCGCGCCTGTCTGCGCTGCAAACCGCTGGACGCTGCAGCGATCGCGCCGGATTGGGTGCAGCGTTTGCTGAGGCTGGTCGATGCCGAACCGGAGCAGCGCTGGACCGATGCGCAGCTGCAAGCCGAGGGCATCGAACCGCTGAAATTGCGTCGCTGGTTCAAGCAGCATTTCGGCATGACCTTCCACGCGTGGCTGCGCACTCGCCGGCTCGGCATGGCGTTGGGTGGGATCAAGCAAGGCGAATCAATCGATAACGTCGCGTTCGATTCCGGCTACGAGTCCTTGAGCGGTTTTCGCGATGCGTTTCAGAAGTCTTTTCACGTCACACCGGGCCGCGCCGCCAACAGCGAGCCGCTGCTGTTCACCCGCCTGACCACGCCGCTGGGGCCGATGATCGCCATGGCCGAACGGCGCGGTCTGGTGTTGCTGGAGTTCCTTGATCGGCCGGCGCTGACCCGCGAAGTCGAACAGTTGCAGCAGCGTTATGGCTACGCCGTGGCGCCGGGGCACAACGCACATTTGCGCCTGATCGAGACCGAACTGGCGCAGTATTTCGCCGGCCAGTTGCAAGTCTTCAGCGTGCCGTTGCATCTGCCGGGCGGCGAGTTCGCCCGGCAGGTCTGGGCCGAACTGGCGCAAATCCCCTACGGCCAGACCAGCACCTACAGCGCCATCGCCGCGCGGTTGGGCAAACCCGGTGCCAGCCGCGCCGTGGGTTTGGCCAATGGGCATAATCGGCTGTCGATCGTGCTGCCCTGCCATCGGGTGATCGGCGCCGACGGCTCGCTGACCGGGTATGGTGGCGGGCAGCCGCGAAAAGCCTTTCTGCTCAGGCTGGAAAATGCTGCGGTACAACTGACTCAACCCTTGGCATTCTGA
- a CDS encoding isocitrate lyase/PEP mutase family protein, producing the protein MEALDQQLHNLHQHGLLILTNVADAAGARLVEQLGSQAVATSSAAVAWAHGYQDGNTLPVERLVLTVESIARVIRVPLTVDIEAGYSDDLTRVAEVVDAVLAAGAVGINIEDGASSPQVLVRKIEVARQVAERRGVKLFINARTDVYLKGLVPAEERVAETLRRAALYQAAGADGLFAAGATAEYEIAAICQGTSLPVNVLGLAHLPAPDVLQALGVRRLSAGSSIAEFLYGAMAGLAKSFLGTGKLDSRDLRALSYGEVNALLGPR; encoded by the coding sequence ATGGAAGCGCTCGACCAGCAATTGCACAACCTGCATCAGCACGGTTTGCTGATCCTCACCAACGTCGCCGATGCGGCCGGGGCGCGGCTGGTCGAGCAATTGGGCAGCCAGGCCGTGGCCACCAGCAGCGCCGCGGTGGCTTGGGCCCACGGTTATCAGGACGGCAACACGCTGCCGGTCGAACGCCTGGTGTTGACGGTGGAATCTATCGCGCGGGTGATCCGTGTGCCGTTGACCGTGGACATCGAGGCCGGTTATTCCGATGACCTGACGCGGGTCGCCGAGGTGGTCGATGCGGTGCTCGCGGCCGGTGCAGTGGGCATCAACATCGAGGACGGGGCGTCGTCGCCGCAGGTGCTGGTACGCAAGATCGAAGTCGCCCGGCAAGTGGCTGAACGGCGCGGGGTCAAGCTGTTCATCAACGCGCGCACGGATGTCTATCTCAAAGGCCTGGTGCCTGCCGAGGAGCGTGTCGCCGAAACGCTCAGGCGTGCGGCGCTGTATCAAGCGGCCGGCGCGGACGGCTTGTTCGCGGCCGGAGCGACCGCGGAATACGAAATTGCGGCGATTTGCCAAGGCACCTCACTGCCGGTCAACGTGCTCGGCCTCGCGCATCTACCCGCGCCCGACGTGCTGCAAGCCCTTGGCGTGCGGCGCTTGAGCGCCGGGTCGAGCATCGCCGAATTTCTCTATGGCGCGATGGCTGGGCTGGCGAAAAGCTTCCTCGGAACCGGCAAGCTCGACAGCCGCGATTTGCGCGCGTTGAGTTACGGCGAAGTCAACGCGCTGTTGGGTCCACGTTGA
- the miaE gene encoding tRNA-(ms[2]io[6]A)-hydroxylase has product MILPEIHEFLGCRTPDGWVQAALADQDTLLIDHKNCEFKAASTALSLIAKYHSHVDLINLMSRLAREELVHHEQVMRLMKKRKIELRQLSAGRYASGLRKVVRSHEPVKLVDTLVVGAFIEARSCERFEALVPHLDEELGKFYFGLLKSEARHFQGYLKLAYQYGDAKDIAQVIERVRAAEQELIESPDVEFRFHSGVPIAA; this is encoded by the coding sequence ATGATCCTTCCCGAAATTCACGAGTTCCTCGGCTGCCGCACCCCTGACGGCTGGGTCCAGGCCGCGCTGGCCGATCAGGACACTTTGCTGATCGACCACAAGAACTGCGAATTCAAGGCCGCCAGCACGGCGTTGAGCCTGATCGCCAAGTACCATTCCCACGTCGATCTGATCAACCTGATGTCGCGCCTGGCCCGGGAAGAACTGGTGCACCACGAGCAAGTCATGCGCCTGATGAAAAAACGCAAGATCGAGCTGCGCCAGCTGTCCGCCGGGCGTTATGCCTCGGGCCTGCGCAAAGTGGTGCGCAGCCACGAGCCGGTGAAGCTGGTGGATACGCTGGTGGTGGGGGCATTTATCGAGGCGCGCAGTTGCGAGCGTTTCGAGGCGCTGGTGCCGCATCTGGATGAAGAGTTGGGCAAATTCTATTTCGGCCTGCTGAAAAGCGAGGCGCGGCATTTCCAGGGTTATCTGAAGCTGGCTTACCAGTACGGTGACGCCAAGGACATCGCCCAAGTCATCGAGCGCGTGCGCGCGGCCGAGCAGGAATTGATCGAATCGCCGGACGTGGAATTCCGTTTCCACAGCGGCGTGCCAATCGCCGCCTGA
- a CDS encoding TetR/AcrR family transcriptional regulator: MPRVSRKQADLNREIIVEAATRLFRERGLHGISVVDVMGAAGLTHGGFYGHFESKEALAREAGGRAFKQSAERWNARIAEHDNKDQARRSLINPYLSATSRDNPGDSCPVVAFAGDMCHEAADSGLRQTFLDGLNRLLQSYGSLIDAGDAAQNRRQALVDYSLMVGALTLARATRGDALSDEILEAARTFLTKEAPSPNP, translated from the coding sequence ATGCCTCGAGTCTCCCGCAAGCAAGCCGACCTCAACCGCGAAATCATCGTCGAGGCCGCCACGCGGCTGTTCCGCGAGCGTGGCTTGCACGGCATCAGCGTCGTTGACGTGATGGGCGCCGCCGGCCTGACCCACGGCGGCTTTTATGGCCACTTCGAGTCCAAGGAAGCCCTGGCGCGCGAGGCCGGTGGCCGGGCGTTCAAGCAGTCTGCCGAGCGCTGGAACGCGCGAATCGCCGAGCACGACAACAAGGACCAGGCACGCCGTTCCCTGATCAATCCTTACCTGTCCGCCACCAGCCGCGACAATCCCGGCGACAGCTGCCCGGTGGTCGCCTTCGCCGGCGACATGTGCCACGAAGCGGCCGACAGCGGTTTGCGCCAGACCTTCCTCGATGGCCTCAACCGATTGCTGCAATCCTACGGCTCGCTGATCGACGCGGGCGACGCCGCGCAGAATCGGCGCCAGGCGCTGGTCGATTACTCGCTGATGGTCGGCGCCCTGACCCTCGCCCGCGCCACCCGTGGCGACGCCCTGTCCGACGAAATCCTCGAAGCGGCACGCACGTTTTTGACCAAGGAAGCCCCGTCGCCAAACCCGTGA
- a CDS encoding LysE family translocator, with translation MSLIISMAAFALVASITPGPVNIVALSSGARYGFRASQRHVAGATLGFVLLLVLMGLGLHELLEIWPGLTQVVQWAGVAFLLFMAFKLASDNGQVNAKDSARAPSMLYGALMQWLNPKAWLACVAGMGAFVANGEARLIWQFAAVYLVICYVSVGCWVYAGTFLRGYLNNPAGMRLFNRSMALLLAGSAAYLLWA, from the coding sequence ATGAGTCTGATTATTTCCATGGCGGCGTTTGCTCTGGTCGCGTCGATAACGCCGGGGCCGGTGAACATTGTTGCGTTGAGTTCCGGCGCGCGGTACGGCTTTCGGGCCAGTCAGCGGCATGTGGCGGGGGCGACGCTGGGGTTTGTGCTGTTGCTGGTGTTGATGGGCCTGGGGCTGCATGAATTGCTGGAAATCTGGCCGGGGCTGACGCAAGTGGTGCAGTGGGCCGGGGTCGCGTTTCTGTTGTTTATGGCGTTCAAACTGGCAAGCGATAACGGCCAGGTGAATGCCAAGGATTCGGCACGGGCACCGTCGATGTTGTATGGCGCGCTGATGCAATGGCTGAATCCGAAAGCCTGGCTGGCCTGCGTCGCGGGGATGGGCGCGTTTGTTGCTAACGGCGAGGCGCGGCTGATTTGGCAGTTTGCCGCGGTGTATCTGGTGATTTGTTATGTGTCCGTCGGCTGCTGGGTGTATGCCGGGACATTCTTGCGCGGGTATTTGAATAACCCGGCAGGCATGCGTTTGTTCAATCGAAGCATGGCGTTGTTGCTGGCGGGCAGTGCGGCGTATTTGCTTTGGGCGTGA
- a CDS encoding DNA-3-methyladenine glycosylase family protein, with protein sequence MTAIYQPASEFLASIDDDWRRHIAAVGPCLHQPHPARDPYESLVRAIAYQQLHAKAGDAIVGRLRALFPADAFPRPEQILATDFAQMRSCGFSASKIATIQGIAQATLDGVVPDYPTALAMDDEALIERLITLRGVGRWTVEMLLIYSLERPDILPADDFGVREGYRRMKGLEVQPTRKQMIEIGLDWSPYRTVAAWYLWRVPAR encoded by the coding sequence ATGACGGCTATTTATCAGCCCGCCAGCGAGTTTCTCGCATCGATCGATGACGACTGGCGGCGGCATATCGCCGCCGTCGGCCCGTGCCTGCATCAACCGCACCCGGCGCGCGACCCCTATGAATCGCTGGTGCGGGCGATTGCTTATCAGCAACTGCACGCCAAGGCTGGCGATGCGATTGTCGGCCGCTTGCGTGCATTGTTCCCGGCCGATGCATTCCCCAGGCCTGAGCAGATTCTGGCGACTGACTTTGCGCAGATGCGCAGTTGCGGGTTTTCCGCGAGCAAGATTGCAACCATCCAAGGCATCGCCCAGGCAACGCTGGACGGCGTGGTGCCGGATTACCCGACGGCGCTGGCGATGGACGATGAAGCGCTGATAGAGCGGCTAATCACCTTGCGCGGAGTGGGCCGCTGGACCGTGGAGATGCTGCTGATCTACAGCCTGGAGCGCCCGGACATCCTGCCGGCGGATGACTTCGGCGTGCGCGAGGGCTATCGGCGCATGAAGGGCCTGGAGGTGCAGCCAACCCGCAAACAGATGATCGAAATCGGCCTGGACTGGTCGCCTTACCGGACAGTCGCAGCGTGGTACCTGTGGCGAGTGCCGGCCAGGTAG
- a CDS encoding DUF1289 domain-containing protein, whose protein sequence is MPNQTIKTPCVGLCSTVYGDLVCRGCKRFHHEVINWNGYNEEEKRAVWLRLEQLLSQVMASKLEVFDPQRLRLQLEQRKIRFVPHQSEYCWAYQLIARGARVINNLEAYGMVLMPEFRDWNLPELRDAIDREFFLLSEAHYQRYIAPGFLKDAFGG, encoded by the coding sequence ATGCCCAATCAGACCATCAAAACCCCCTGCGTCGGCCTCTGTTCCACCGTTTACGGTGACTTGGTGTGCCGTGGCTGCAAGCGTTTTCACCATGAAGTGATCAATTGGAATGGTTACAACGAGGAGGAAAAACGCGCGGTGTGGCTGAGGCTGGAGCAATTGTTGTCGCAGGTGATGGCGAGCAAGCTCGAAGTGTTCGACCCGCAGCGCCTGCGCTTGCAGCTCGAACAGCGCAAGATCCGCTTTGTGCCGCATCAGTCGGAATATTGCTGGGCCTATCAGTTGATCGCTCGCGGAGCGCGGGTCATCAATAATCTGGAGGCTTACGGGATGGTGCTGATGCCGGAGTTTCGCGACTGGAACCTGCCGGAATTGCGCGACGCCATCGATCGGGAGTTTTTTCTGCTGTCGGAGGCGCATTACCAGCGTTATATCGCCCCGGGGTTCCTCAAGGACGCGTTCGGTGGCTGA
- a CDS encoding GFA family protein — protein MQLEGSCHCGAVSFDLTSAHPYPYQRCYCSICRKTQGGGGYAINISGDANSLKVRGRKHIAIYHARLKEDGAKRAHPSSAERHFCSVCGSGLWLFSPEWPELIHPFASAIDTPLPVPPEHTHLMLGSKAPWVEANVQPKDKEFDVYPEESIAQWHERLGLTR, from the coding sequence ATGCAGCTCGAAGGTTCCTGCCATTGCGGCGCGGTATCGTTCGATTTGACCAGCGCCCATCCCTATCCGTATCAGCGTTGTTATTGCTCGATCTGTCGCAAGACCCAGGGCGGTGGCGGCTACGCGATCAACATCAGCGGCGATGCCAACAGCCTGAAAGTGCGCGGGCGCAAACACATCGCGATCTACCATGCGCGGCTCAAGGAGGACGGCGCCAAACGCGCGCATCCCAGCAGCGCCGAGCGGCATTTCTGCTCGGTGTGCGGCAGCGGTTTGTGGCTGTTCAGCCCGGAGTGGCCGGAGCTGATTCACCCGTTCGCCTCGGCCATCGATACCCCGCTGCCAGTGCCGCCGGAGCACACGCATTTGATGTTGGGTTCGAAGGCGCCGTGGGTCGAAGCCAATGTGCAGCCCAAGGACAAGGAATTTGATGTTTACCCTGAGGAGTCAATTGCGCAGTGGCATGAGCGGTTGGGTCTGACTCGCTGA